Proteins from one Dysgonomonas sp. HDW5A genomic window:
- a CDS encoding glycoside hydrolase domain-containing protein, with translation MNKLLSLLLILILSAQVFASDNSKYVNLFIGTAGDNGQVDPGAAVPYGMVRACPDSDPRSHSGYDFDITRISGFSINRLSGVGCSGAGGNISIKPSRSTDSLFIDKSSEFAVPGYYTTGLSNGVKAELTATHNVVIERFTYSAESDKNISVDLRSSLTKLLAMEYQIISPTEIVGYIQAANTCDKGAYKLYFNLIANQACSLLSEENGVLDLSFGETADRPFEMRIAVSPISIETARAENQNITAYSFEQLKEQAKSVWQKKLSVIDVEGSEDNKTLFYTSLYRIFLSPANVTSLNRDYLGTDGNVYKATDFSYYSSWSIWDTYRTKFPLLTLIDANAMSDFCNSLCKLYVHGKQDWSTDHESTPSVRTEHTVILLLDAYMKGIKPTYINEAYEGLKNEINTLRMKSPDQKIEACNDLWAMANLAKLLGHEEDSKHYSQLSQSLFTETWNKEFKNIDSTFSQMKNNGLYQGTRWQYRWASPQYLNKMIEEVGGESILAEQLDTFFKNSMYNQGNEPDIQVPFLYNKLGHPVKSQVLVKQIINDDMIHIYGGNAAYPVPYYGKAFKLSPEGYMPEMDEDDGTMSAWYIFASIGLYPLVVGEPVYEIVSPNFDSITLHLDNGKDFVIKAINKKNDNNFIIKSVFINGKKANDMSVSHHEIRKGGELILNY, from the coding sequence ATGAATAAGCTACTATCCCTATTACTCATTCTAATACTATCAGCACAGGTATTTGCTTCTGATAACAGTAAATATGTGAACTTGTTTATTGGCACGGCAGGCGATAACGGGCAGGTAGATCCCGGAGCAGCAGTACCGTATGGTATGGTAAGGGCTTGTCCCGATTCTGATCCCAGAAGCCATAGCGGCTATGACTTTGATATTACTCGAATATCGGGATTCTCGATCAACAGGCTTTCGGGAGTTGGGTGTAGTGGTGCTGGCGGTAATATAAGTATAAAGCCGAGCAGATCTACCGATTCGCTGTTTATTGATAAATCATCCGAATTTGCTGTACCCGGCTATTATACAACAGGTTTGAGCAATGGAGTAAAAGCCGAACTCACGGCAACCCATAATGTCGTTATAGAGCGATTTACTTATAGTGCCGAATCCGATAAAAATATATCGGTTGACCTACGTTCGTCATTAACCAAACTCTTGGCAATGGAGTATCAGATTATTTCACCGACCGAAATAGTTGGTTATATACAAGCAGCTAATACTTGCGATAAGGGTGCGTATAAGCTATATTTTAACCTGATAGCAAATCAGGCTTGCTCTCTGTTATCCGAAGAAAACGGTGTACTTGATTTATCTTTTGGCGAAACTGCAGATAGACCTTTTGAGATGCGAATTGCCGTATCGCCCATCAGTATAGAGACTGCCAGAGCTGAAAATCAAAATATAACTGCATATAGCTTCGAGCAACTCAAAGAGCAAGCTAAATCTGTATGGCAGAAAAAATTGTCTGTAATAGATGTAGAAGGCAGCGAAGACAATAAAACGCTGTTCTACACATCTCTTTATCGTATATTCCTCAGTCCGGCTAATGTAACATCCCTGAACAGAGACTATTTAGGCACAGATGGAAATGTATACAAAGCGACCGATTTTTCGTATTATAGTTCCTGGTCTATATGGGATACTTACCGCACCAAATTTCCACTGCTTACTCTGATAGATGCTAATGCAATGTCCGATTTTTGCAACTCTCTTTGCAAACTTTATGTACACGGTAAGCAAGATTGGTCGACAGACCATGAATCTACACCATCTGTACGCACCGAACATACTGTTATTTTATTGCTTGATGCTTATATGAAAGGTATTAAACCGACATATATAAACGAGGCTTATGAAGGGTTGAAGAACGAGATTAATACTCTCAGAATGAAATCTCCCGATCAGAAAATAGAAGCCTGCAACGATCTCTGGGCGATGGCTAACCTTGCCAAGCTATTGGGACATGAGGAAGATTCTAAGCATTATAGCCAATTATCTCAAAGCCTCTTTACTGAAACATGGAATAAAGAATTTAAGAATATAGATTCCACTTTTTCGCAAATGAAAAACAATGGCTTGTATCAGGGTACACGCTGGCAATACAGATGGGCATCACCTCAATATCTGAATAAAATGATTGAAGAAGTTGGGGGTGAATCGATTTTAGCAGAACAGTTAGATACATTTTTCAAGAATAGTATGTACAATCAAGGGAATGAACCGGATATACAAGTTCCGTTCCTTTATAATAAGTTGGGACATCCTGTAAAGTCGCAGGTACTCGTTAAGCAGATTATTAACGATGATATGATTCATATATATGGAGGAAATGCCGCATATCCTGTACCATATTATGGCAAAGCTTTTAAACTATCACCTGAGGGATATATGCCCGAAATGGACGAGGATGATGGAACAATGAGTGCATGGTATATTTTTGCCTCCATAGGCTTATATCCACTTGTGGTTGGCGAACCTGTTTATGAAATAGTATCACCCAATTTCGATTCTATTACGCTTCATTTAGATAATGGTAAAGACTTTGTTATAAAAGCTATAAATAAGAAAAACGACAATAATTTTATTATAAAGAGTGTTTTTATTAATGGTAAGAAAGCCAATGATATGTCGGTCTCTCATCATGAAATAAGAAAAGGGGGAGAGCTTATACTAAATTACTGA
- a CDS encoding GNAT family N-acetyltransferase, whose protein sequence is MISLQKEQYSKLLEPIKSITNNNLFARAVAERVVEGEIFVDNVENTKSFYLLHPYGMSLLFGDSKNEVFNLAFKKYVLNENRSRKIIEWMQVFPADWDAVLQDLLRDNLVSPSSESTSSHDIEQNVRVNFKFNKEKFLRGKLANKKSDPAVEILRTDREAFEKMTGTVVPLNFWNDAEDFINKGVAFSLYYDGKLASTAFSAYLHDDKLELGIETYDEFKGKGLAYKACSALIEYCIENGFEPVWACKRDNVGSYQLAQKLGFENVKEISYYRLGLS, encoded by the coding sequence ATGATATCTTTACAAAAGGAGCAGTACTCTAAATTATTGGAACCCATAAAAAGCATAACCAACAACAATCTTTTTGCCAGAGCAGTAGCCGAAAGGGTAGTGGAGGGCGAGATATTTGTGGATAACGTAGAAAATACGAAATCGTTTTATCTGCTTCATCCTTATGGGATGTCTCTGCTGTTCGGCGATTCTAAGAATGAGGTATTCAACCTAGCCTTTAAGAAATATGTGTTGAATGAAAATCGAAGCCGAAAGATAATTGAGTGGATGCAGGTATTCCCTGCCGATTGGGATGCCGTTTTACAAGATTTATTAAGAGATAATCTGGTCTCTCCATCTTCCGAAAGTACTTCCTCTCACGATATCGAGCAAAATGTGAGAGTTAACTTCAAGTTCAATAAAGAAAAATTTCTGAGAGGCAAACTCGCTAATAAAAAATCAGACCCCGCTGTCGAAATTCTCAGAACAGATAGAGAAGCATTTGAGAAAATGACAGGGACGGTTGTACCGCTTAATTTTTGGAATGATGCCGAAGATTTTATAAATAAAGGAGTTGCATTTAGTCTCTATTATGATGGTAAACTGGCGTCTACAGCCTTTTCGGCTTACCTTCACGACGATAAGCTGGAGTTGGGTATCGAAACTTATGACGAATTTAAAGGAAAAGGCTTAGCCTATAAAGCATGCTCGGCTCTTATCGAATATTGTATCGAAAATGGCTTTGAACCTGTTTGGGCATGTAAAAGAGATAATGTCGGCTCATATCAATTGGCTCAAAAGCTCGGTTTCGAAAATGTGAAAGAGATATCATATTATCGTTTGGGATTAAGTTAA
- a CDS encoding glycerophosphodiester phosphodiesterase family protein, whose protein sequence is MFKTKITFTLLIFICFTSVLYAQNRFAESSKELLNRDSKKVFVIAHRGDWRNAPENSLQAIKNVIEMGVDIVEIDIKMTKDKQLIVMHDKALDRTTNGKGLVSDYNLSDIQNLYLRNGAGAVTEHRIPTLEEALRLCKGQIWINIDKGYEYMAEVYDLLEKTGTTNQVILKSGTGYEELLSKYRNILNKIVYMPIIDLNSKGAQTQINKFADYKPVAIECVFSEENTDVIDLIAQISKNGSKVWINSLWASLCAGRHDDKAVEQNKEDETWGWMLNQGVKMIQTDRPKELLLYLKNKGLHE, encoded by the coding sequence ATGTTTAAAACTAAAATTACCTTTACACTTCTTATATTCATATGTTTTACATCTGTTTTGTATGCTCAGAACAGATTTGCAGAAAGCTCTAAAGAGTTATTAAATCGTGACTCAAAGAAAGTCTTTGTGATCGCTCATCGTGGAGATTGGCGTAATGCTCCCGAAAATTCGTTACAAGCAATCAAAAACGTTATCGAGATGGGTGTAGACATTGTTGAAATCGACATCAAAATGACAAAAGACAAACAATTGATTGTTATGCACGATAAAGCCTTAGACAGAACAACCAATGGTAAAGGCTTAGTATCGGATTATAACTTGTCAGATATCCAAAACTTATACCTGAGAAACGGTGCAGGAGCAGTTACAGAACATCGTATACCGACATTGGAGGAGGCTCTGCGTTTATGTAAAGGTCAGATTTGGATAAACATAGATAAAGGTTACGAATATATGGCTGAGGTATATGATTTATTGGAAAAAACGGGAACTACCAATCAGGTAATCCTTAAATCGGGCACAGGTTATGAAGAGTTATTAAGTAAATACCGAAACATACTTAATAAGATAGTTTATATGCCTATAATAGATTTGAATAGTAAGGGTGCACAAACTCAAATAAATAAATTTGCAGATTATAAGCCTGTTGCAATTGAATGTGTATTCTCCGAAGAAAACACGGATGTGATAGATCTGATAGCCCAAATCAGTAAGAATGGGTCAAAAGTTTGGATCAATTCCCTTTGGGCAAGCTTGTGTGCAGGCAGGCACGACGATAAGGCGGTAGAACAAAACAAAGAAGATGAAACGTGGGGTTGGATGCTGAATCAGGGCGTTAAAATGATTCAGACCGACAGACCTAAAGAATTGTTACTGTACTTAAAGAATAAAGGATTACATGAATAA
- a CDS encoding TonB-dependent receptor yields the protein MKKKQVMYHLILFLTGIFYLSSQSLSANELNDRKVTGIVTDKLGEPLIGTVVTIKGTSKGTACDIDGKFELQVENKNSTLIFSLIGYTSKEVQISGTDNLTIILDEDNKLLDEIVVIGYQSMRRSDLTGAVSSVKAGELNATAPNLGQGLVGKVAGVQISQTSGAPYDGVKIRVRGVASINASSDPLYVIDGYPSNGDPFINPEDIESIEVLKDAASAAIYGSRAAGGVVLITTKRGKEGKPKIEFGYQIGVNQLSKKIDMLNSQEFAELLVDGRNNTYKDMIINAGKSWDDSMYSHDNATRTKNIGSSNSGVKIPDFLYDFKNQKVISPEQDTDWQDELYRNALTTRYNLSILGGGKSVRYLVNAGYQDEEGIIITTRQRRLNLRANIDIDVNDKLTVGTNLAMTNNWNNEVEEGRFDKGPILGALVYAPIFKAYNEDGSFSKFEMSNLSSEYGFQQIENPLAIASETKIKRTADRHTYNMFGVYKITPYLQAKANLAMYNYNEKFEHYRPTTLSTGTNAPSSDAAMAAAFARVANKRNTDYLGEFTVNFDKTFGKQRLNGVVGYSMQRNLTDIIDITAKGFQDDYIQEITAKGADPSNFTLNNGTKKSNWSLLSYFSRLNYSIDSKYFLTASFRGDGCSLFGTLNRWGYFPSVSAGWNASDEAFYKNMLGNSSTLRLRASWGLSGNNNIGNYNFLQTMSKPTGVVFGNGTINTSMYPGGFKDKNLGWESTSQFNFGADLGLLNGRLSLSANYFISHTFNLLFDQPISAISGSTSMLTNLPDSKIRNQGLDLQVDGRIISSKDFDLNASGNILINKNKVIDMGGASTIITNGAERSYKTHITMEGQPIGMFYGFKVKGMVTEADMANIAKDDKFYNAATQSFPEGYKLQGPARSTSSTTKLAPGDLYFEDTNNDGVVNDEDKAIIGSPHPDFTFGFMLSARYKTWDIRTAFNGSVGNEILDGQDYYIFNMEGSGNQYSVVNDRYRNAQNPGNGEVYRAARGSTQSNSTRLSTFYLQDGSYLRCTNVTVGYAFPAIAKITRNNIANLRLYASANNPFTITNYLGYNPDVDYNNGANLTPGVDYGKYPLAKSYNFGVQVTF from the coding sequence ATGAAGAAAAAGCAAGTAATGTATCATTTGATCCTGTTTCTGACAGGGATATTTTACCTGAGTTCGCAAAGCCTTTCTGCAAACGAACTAAATGATAGGAAAGTAACAGGTATAGTAACGGACAAACTAGGAGAGCCACTGATAGGTACTGTTGTAACGATAAAAGGAACTTCCAAAGGTACAGCCTGTGATATAGATGGCAAATTCGAGCTACAGGTTGAAAACAAAAACTCGACACTGATATTCTCGTTGATTGGATATACATCAAAAGAAGTACAAATATCAGGAACTGATAACTTAACAATAATATTGGATGAGGATAACAAACTATTGGATGAAATAGTCGTTATCGGTTATCAAAGTATGCGTAGAAGCGATCTTACAGGAGCTGTGTCAAGTGTAAAAGCGGGAGAGCTAAATGCAACAGCACCTAATCTCGGACAAGGTCTGGTTGGTAAAGTAGCCGGTGTACAAATATCACAGACAAGCGGTGCTCCCTACGATGGTGTGAAAATAAGAGTTAGAGGTGTTGCGTCCATTAATGCCAGCTCCGATCCACTATATGTTATAGACGGCTATCCGTCTAACGGCGACCCATTTATTAACCCCGAAGATATAGAATCGATCGAAGTTCTTAAAGATGCCGCTTCGGCAGCCATTTATGGTTCGAGAGCAGCAGGCGGGGTGGTTTTGATTACCACAAAACGAGGAAAAGAAGGAAAGCCTAAAATTGAATTCGGTTACCAGATAGGAGTCAATCAACTGAGTAAGAAAATAGATATGCTCAACTCTCAGGAGTTTGCAGAATTGCTTGTTGACGGACGCAACAACACATACAAAGATATGATTATTAATGCCGGAAAATCGTGGGATGACTCTATGTATAGCCATGATAATGCTACCCGTACAAAAAATATTGGTAGTAGCAATTCTGGAGTTAAGATTCCCGATTTCTTGTATGATTTCAAAAATCAAAAAGTAATAAGCCCCGAGCAAGATACCGACTGGCAAGATGAATTATATAGAAATGCACTGACTACCAGATACAATCTGTCTATACTCGGAGGAGGAAAATCGGTACGTTATTTAGTAAATGCAGGCTACCAAGATGAAGAAGGTATCATCATCACCACCAGACAACGCCGTTTAAACTTAAGGGCTAATATCGACATTGATGTGAACGATAAACTTACAGTTGGTACTAATCTGGCTATGACTAATAACTGGAACAATGAGGTGGAAGAAGGTCGTTTCGACAAAGGTCCTATCTTAGGAGCTTTGGTATATGCCCCCATATTTAAAGCATACAACGAAGATGGCTCGTTTTCTAAGTTTGAAATGTCTAATTTATCATCAGAATACGGTTTTCAACAAATTGAAAATCCGTTGGCAATAGCGAGCGAAACTAAGATAAAACGTACGGCAGACAGACATACTTACAATATGTTCGGAGTATATAAAATTACGCCATATCTACAAGCTAAAGCTAATCTGGCGATGTATAACTACAATGAAAAATTTGAGCATTACAGACCTACTACTTTAAGTACAGGTACTAATGCCCCTTCGTCTGATGCCGCTATGGCTGCCGCTTTTGCACGGGTTGCCAATAAAAGGAATACCGACTATTTGGGAGAATTTACAGTCAACTTTGATAAGACGTTTGGCAAACAAAGGCTCAATGGTGTAGTAGGTTATTCGATGCAACGAAACCTGACAGATATAATAGATATTACTGCAAAAGGGTTTCAGGATGATTATATCCAAGAGATTACGGCAAAAGGTGCAGATCCGTCTAATTTTACGTTAAACAATGGCACTAAGAAATCGAATTGGAGTCTTTTATCGTATTTCTCAAGACTTAATTATAGCATTGACTCCAAGTATTTCTTAACTGCTTCATTCCGTGGAGATGGATGTTCGCTATTTGGCACACTCAATCGTTGGGGATATTTCCCTTCCGTTTCGGCAGGATGGAATGCTTCGGATGAGGCGTTTTATAAAAATATGTTGGGTAATTCGTCTACATTGCGTCTAAGAGCTAGCTGGGGATTGAGCGGAAACAATAATATTGGTAACTATAACTTTTTGCAAACCATGTCTAAACCGACTGGTGTTGTATTTGGTAACGGAACTATCAACACATCGATGTATCCCGGTGGATTTAAAGACAAAAATCTGGGATGGGAATCGACCTCTCAATTCAACTTCGGAGCCGACCTCGGACTTTTGAACGGAAGATTGTCTTTATCAGCCAATTATTTTATCAGTCATACTTTCAATTTATTGTTTGACCAACCTATCTCTGCTATTTCGGGTTCTACGTCTATGTTGACTAACCTTCCCGATTCAAAAATCCGCAATCAGGGTCTCGATCTTCAAGTAGACGGACGAATCATTTCTTCAAAAGATTTTGATTTGAATGCCAGTGGAAATATTCTGATCAATAAAAATAAGGTTATTGATATGGGGGGAGCCAGTACTATTATTACCAATGGAGCGGAAAGATCATACAAAACGCATATAACAATGGAGGGGCAACCTATAGGTATGTTTTATGGGTTCAAAGTAAAAGGTATGGTTACAGAAGCTGATATGGCAAATATTGCCAAGGATGATAAGTTTTACAATGCGGCGACCCAATCTTTCCCCGAAGGATATAAGCTACAAGGACCTGCCCGTTCTACGTCATCTACAACAAAATTAGCACCCGGCGATCTTTATTTTGAAGATACAAATAACGACGGTGTTGTAAATGACGAAGACAAAGCCATCATAGGATCGCCACATCCCGATTTTACATTCGGGTTCATGCTTAGTGCCAGATACAAAACATGGGATATAAGAACAGCCTTTAACGGCTCGGTAGGAAATGAGATTCTGGATGGACAGGATTATTATATTTTCAATATGGAAGGCTCAGGCAATCAGTACTCAGTTGTAAACGACAGATACCGAAATGCACAAAACCCCGGTAATGGCGAAGTTTACAGAGCAGCCAGAGGATCTACTCAAAGTAATAGTACACGCCTTTCTACATTTTATCTGCAAGACGGATCGTATTTGCGATGTACGAATGTCACAGTCGGTTATGCGTTTCCGGCAATTGCTAAAATAACCCGAAACAACATTGCAAATTTACGCCTTTATGCTTCTGCCAACAACCCGTTTACGATAACCAACTATTTGGGATATAACCCTGATGTTGACTATAATAACGGTGCTAACCTTACACCCGGTGTAGATTATGGAAAATACCCATTGGCAAAATCGTACAACTTCGGAGTTCAAGTTACTTTTTAA
- a CDS encoding RagB/SusD family nutrient uptake outer membrane protein, whose protein sequence is MKINYIHSLILLSLLTLFSSCSDFLNEEDPNSTASNKYLKTENDVSKALAGVYLAIRHNDCLGESSTLYTEERSDNTGRNDNQSNAGEPFQFNDFSLLPSNSYLKKHYVALYDAVSRANYVLTYIDQAKIENADNRKKYIAEAKFLRALVYFQLVRKWGDVPLATTYFETYQDVKNNTYREKQELVYAQIIADLTDALDSKLPNIQNEAGKGHTSKAAINGLLGQVYLTMATRFESNKQGNLQNANKYLSDCYAMRTFGLLKEIPYGDVFDVKKKSTCPEIIFQIVYKQGDKDYSSSIAANNQAEGETINSQKKVKGGGTFVKPDLVKEYEETDTRKSFSVKYADNANAKSWFITKFRDTSDAAGTLGYGGNDWILMRYADIILMLAEVNMYLGNEAQAISYLNQVRERAGIPTYQEMQNDALYKSKYPTLKLAILHERRVELAFENQRWFDLLRFFNSDELVQYFKTKSQDDYGVSSLANFGKKDYYYPIPFDEWKLDPEKMWQNEGY, encoded by the coding sequence ATGAAAATCAATTATATACATTCGCTCATTTTATTGAGCTTACTAACACTCTTTTCGTCATGCAGCGACTTCTTAAACGAAGAAGATCCTAACTCGACAGCATCAAATAAATACCTTAAAACCGAAAATGATGTAAGCAAAGCCCTTGCCGGAGTGTACCTTGCTATCAGACATAACGATTGTCTAGGCGAATCGAGCACCCTTTATACCGAAGAACGTTCGGACAATACCGGAAGAAATGATAATCAATCGAATGCCGGCGAACCGTTTCAGTTTAACGATTTTTCGTTACTGCCAAGCAATTCATATTTGAAAAAACACTATGTAGCACTTTATGATGCTGTTTCGAGAGCCAATTATGTGCTTACTTACATTGATCAGGCTAAAATAGAAAATGCGGATAACAGGAAGAAATACATTGCAGAGGCGAAATTCTTAAGAGCATTAGTCTACTTTCAATTGGTACGCAAATGGGGAGATGTGCCTTTGGCTACAACCTATTTTGAAACCTATCAGGATGTCAAAAACAATACATACAGAGAAAAACAAGAACTTGTTTATGCTCAAATAATAGCGGATCTGACAGATGCTTTGGATAGTAAATTGCCAAATATACAAAATGAAGCAGGTAAAGGACATACAAGCAAAGCTGCTATTAATGGATTATTAGGACAAGTGTATCTGACAATGGCTACTCGCTTCGAAAGCAACAAACAAGGGAATTTGCAAAATGCCAATAAGTACTTGTCGGACTGCTATGCAATGAGAACATTCGGATTACTTAAAGAGATCCCTTACGGAGATGTGTTTGACGTAAAAAAGAAAAGTACTTGCCCCGAAATAATTTTTCAGATAGTTTACAAACAAGGAGACAAAGATTATTCTTCGTCCATAGCAGCAAATAATCAGGCAGAGGGTGAGACTATCAATTCACAAAAGAAAGTGAAAGGTGGTGGAACTTTTGTAAAACCCGACTTAGTCAAAGAATACGAAGAAACAGATACCAGAAAGAGCTTCTCGGTAAAATATGCAGATAATGCGAATGCAAAATCATGGTTTATTACCAAATTCAGAGACACAAGCGATGCAGCCGGAACGCTTGGTTATGGTGGTAACGACTGGATTTTGATGCGTTATGCTGATATTATATTGATGCTTGCTGAGGTGAATATGTATTTAGGAAACGAGGCTCAGGCAATTTCTTATCTTAATCAGGTAAGAGAAAGAGCCGGCATACCTACTTATCAGGAAATGCAAAACGATGCTTTATATAAATCGAAATATCCGACTCTTAAACTTGCAATTCTACACGAACGTAGAGTAGAATTGGCATTTGAAAATCAAAGATGGTTCGATTTGCTTCGTTTTTTTAACAGTGACGAATTGGTTCAATATTTCAAAACAAAATCTCAGGATGATTATGGAGTATCGAGTCTTGCTAATTTTGGTAAAAAAGATTATTATTACCCCATTCCTTTTGATGAATGGAAATTAGACCCCGAGAAAATGTGGCAAAACGAAGGCTACTAA